CCGAAATTTTCCATGGAACGCAGGAAGATCGTGACCTTGACGATCTTGTCGAGCCCGGATCCCGCGGCCTTCAGCGCCCGGTTGAGGTTACGGAAGGCCTGTTCGGCCTGGCGGTCGAAATCACCAACGCCGACCAGATTGCCGTCGTCGCCGATTGCCGCCTGACCGGAGACGAAGACGAAGCCATTGGCCTTGATCGCCTGGGAAAGCAGGAAGGGTGCATAGGGATCCGGCTGGGTGACGACCTGTTCGAGAGACATGGGATGTCCTTTCATGCTTGAGATTTTCTCAGCTTGGCGCTGTTGCCTTGGCTGTTGATCCCAATATGCTAGGGCGAGCATCGGCTGACAAAGAGTGATTTCTCAGCCAATGGATGAGGTGAATTCATCTATGAGGTTGGAATGAGGAAGTTGCCGCCGCTCGGTGCACTCAGGGTTTTTGAAGCGGCCGCGCGGCGGATGAGCTTCAAGCTGGCGGCCGAGGAACTGAACGTTTCTGCCACTGCTGTCAGCCACCAGATCCGCCAGCTGGAGGAGATTCTGGAGGTCAAGCTCTTCGAGCGCGAGACGCGGCAGGTGCATCTGACGGCTGCCGGCAAGGCGCTGTTTCCGGTGCTGCGTGATGGGCTCGACCGTTTCGAGCAGGCGATTGCCGATGTGCGCCGCGAGCAGGCGGGCAAGGTCGCGCGGCTCACCTCCACTGTCGCCTTCGTCGCCAAGCGGCTGGCGCCGCTCGCCGGGTCGTTTCGTGAGGCCTATCCAGACTGGACCTTGCGGCTTGACGCCTCCAACAGGACGATCGATCTGGAGGCGGATGCGGACGCCGCGATCCGTTTCGGGGGCGGGCACTACCCGGGGCTCGTCACCGAGCCTTTGTTTGCCGATCGTTTTGCCCCGGTCTGCGCGCCGAGACTGGCGCCGGCAAGTGTGGCCGATCTCAAACGGGAAACGCTCATTCATTTCGACTGGGGCCCGTCACGCCGCAATGATCACCGCGCGCCCGTCTGGCGGCATTGGCTGGAGCGGGCGGGCGCGCCCGATGTCGATGCCGGCGCGCAGCTCTCCTTTACCGACGAAATCCATGCCGTGCAGTCGGCGATCGCCGGGCAGGGCATTGCCCTCTTGAGCCTCACGCTGGTCGCCGAGGAGCTTTCCTCCGGCATTCTCGTTCAGCCGTTCGACCTGACGCTGGAAAGCGACCGCTACGACCTCGTCTACAGTCCGCGCATGGCGGACCGGCCTGCAACTCGCGTGCTTCGCGATTGGGTGCGCGCGCAGTTTAGCGGCGATGCCTGATCCGTGAGCTGATCTCGCTCAGTCGTCGAAGCCGAGGAAGTCCGGCGCCCAACGGCGGCTGGTGAGGCGCAACGAACGGTCGGGCTCGATGATGTACGTCTCGTAGACTTTGCGGCCGTAGGAATCGATGAACTGGTGCGGCACGATGCTACCGACGGGCGCCTTCTTCAGCTTGGTGCGTGGCTGGCCGCCATAGGTGATGCTGCCGGGGATGGGCTGGAGGTTTGGCGAGTAGCCGTAGGTGAGGTTGGAGGGGCCGGTCGAGGCCGTGCAGCCGCTGAGAAGCAGCACGACGGAGAGGGCGGCAAAAGCGTGTTTCATGTCGGCGATCCTCAGATGGCTATGTCAGGCGCACACCGCGTCGAACGTCAGGCGGAAACGCCTTGGACGATCGTTACCGGTACGGTCCAGCACTCTCTTCTAAAGAGTAGCGCTTAAACGGAAAATTCCAAGTTCTGTCATGCGGAATCCCGCAAGCAATGCTTGCAAATGTTCACGACTTGTACCAGTTGTGGAAAACTCGATCGCGACAGTTGCGGCCGGTTTGCGTGCAACCTGACGTTCGAATGTTTTTCGAACGGTTTGGGCGCGCTTTGGGAGGTGAAATGGCAGCGTGGCACTATGTGATCGGGTCGGAGCGAAACGGGCCCGTCAGCGACAACAGACTGCTGGCGATGATCGCGCGAGACGAGCTTTCACCGGATGTACTGGTCTGGCGGGATGGGCAGGCGGAATGGATCCCGGCACGCGAAACGCGGGAGATCGGGGCGGCAGTGCGGCGAGTGACGCCGGTGCCGGCCCCACAGGCGGCACCGCCACCGTTGCCTCGTTATCCACTTGCCCGCCCGTGGCCACGCTTTCTGGCGCGCGTCTTCGATCTGCTGCTGCTTTACATACCGGCTATATTCGTCTTGTCCCTAGCGGCGTTTGCACTGCCGGAGGACATCGTCGATCTCAATCCGTTGTTGCTGCGTGCGGCGGCGGGCGATCTCTCATCGGTGTTTTCTCTAATTCTTCTCGTGCAATTGGTAAGCTTCGCCATTCTGGCGCTGATCACGGCCGCCTTCGGAACGTCGCTCGGCAAGCTGATCTTCAGCGTGCGCGTCGTGCCGCTTCTCGGGCAGAAGCGGCTCGGCTTCCACCTCGAGCGTGAATTCACCGTCTGGCTGCGCGGGCTCGCGCTTTCCATCGTCCCGGCCTCGATCGTCACAGCGATCCTTCAGTATCGCCGCGTGTCGGATGGGCAGCCAGCCGGCTACGACGAGCGCAAGGCACGGGTCGAGGGCAAGCCGATCTCCGGTGTGCGGCTTGCCGGCGGCATTGTCTCCACACTGTTGGCACCGATCCTCCTGATTATGTTGTTTACGGTCGTTCTCAACCAGATCCCTATGTCCAAGAAGGACTTGGACGTCCCGGCATCGACCCGATGGGTGAACCCGGAGACGCTGGGCGAAGCCCGCTTCGATCGCCCCTTCAAGGCCGACACGTTGAAAGGCGCCGGCAACGTCAATACCTATTTTGAGGCGCAGGACCTGTCGGTCACCATGCTCTTCGAACACGACATCAATGTCGGCACAGGCGTCGGCTCTGCGGAATATGCCAGGACTTGGGACGCCGACCTGCAGAAATTCTTCACTGTCACATCGCCCTGGCGGCCGCTGACGATCGGCGGAAAGCGTGCCTATCGCGCATCGGCCGCGTCGGTGGGCAATGCCGCGGGTGATATCGAGCTGACCTTCGTTTTGACCGACGCAGGGGCCTGGCGAATTGTCGTTTACGCCGGTGCTGCAAAGCTTGCCGATCTCGACATGGAGCGAAACGTGACGGCGCTGTTTGAAACGATCGATTGAAATGGGGCGCCTTGCACGAACGGGCTTGCCGGGTCGCGGCGCATGAATTTATCCGCGCACGGGCGCGTGAGGTTTGGGGGAAGAAATGACGCTCTGGCATTATGCCGTCGGCAGCGAGGAAAAGGGTCCGATTGACGAAACGGAGCTCCTTGCTCTGGTCAGGACGGGCGCTTTGGCGCCTGACACGCTGGTCTGGCGATCGGGCAGGGGCGACTGGATGCGCATCGCCGACACGCCCGAGCTGATCGTGGAGTTCGAGCCGGAGCAGCCGGCGAGCGAACAGCGGCACGATGCGTTGCCGCCGATCCCGAGCCTGCCGCTGGCACGGCCCTGGGCGCGATTCTGGGCAACGTCGCTGGACCTCGCCCTGCTGTTCTATGCGGCGAACCTCATGCTCACGTTCGCGGTCCTTCTTCTTCTTCCCTGGCCAGTTCTGCAACTCTATTATCAGGAGTGGCGCATTGCCATCCTTGTGGCGGCGGTCTTCGTGAGCGCCACGATCGCCGTTGTGCTGCGCGCCGTCATCATGGCGCTGTTTGGCACGTCGCCCGGCAAGGCGCTCTTCGGCATTCGTGTGGTGCAGCTCAACGGGCAGTCCCGTGGGCTGTTCCATCTGACCCGCGAGCTGATGATGTGGCTGAAGGGCCTGGCGCTGCATATCTTCCCGCTGTTTTTCGTCACGCTCATCCTGCAATACCGCCGTGTCGCGCACGGCGAGCCTGCCGGTCATGACCGGGGACGGGCCCGGGTGGAAGGGCGCCGGATTTCGGGGACGCGCTTTGCCGCCGGTGTCGTGGTGGCGCTGCTTACTCCGGTCGCATTGGGCAAGGCCATGGACCCGGCGGCGACCTGGATGGTTGCCGCCCTGACCCCGCCGCCACCGATGCAGACCTTCGTCAATCCAGTGACCGGCAGGCAGGCGACGTTCGAGGCGGCCTGGGTCGTCGAGAATCTCTCGCGCGACAACATGCTCTTTGCGATCAGCTCGGACCAGGCAGGCGGCGGCATGTATTTCGGGCACGAGCAAATCCCGGCAACAATGGACGAACGGCAATATGCCGAGGTGCTCGCCGAGCTGCAGGCAAGGGCGGGATACGAGGCGAGCGCAGACTGGGCGCCGGTGATGATCAACGGCCAAGGGGCGATGCGCCTGGCGATGAAGTCGACCAAGGAACCGGACACCACCGCGGAGATCACCATTGCACTGCGTGGGCGAGACGCCTGGCGGATGGTTACCTTTCTGATGGAGGGTAAGAAGCGGGACGAGGCGTTCGCTGCGCTGGAGGCGGCGGTATTCAGGACCATTGAGTAGCGGGGCGGCAGGGCTGCCACCTCGCCGCCGGGCGACGCCGCGCAATCGATGCGCTTCGCACTCATGCCCAGATTTGTCGCTGAGGTGAATTCCGATTTGCCGAAACATGGGTTACGTCTTGTGTGAACTTCTGCGCGGATCGCGCGTTCCGGCTTTTGTCAGCCGCACGTTCCGTCCCGCCCAGTCCCTTCGCTGAACCCGGATATTGCATGACCGCCGATCAGTCCCTCGCGTTTATCGTCATCGGCGCCATGATGGCCTTCTTCATCTGGGGGCGGTTTCGATACGACGTGATCGCCTGTTCGGCGCTGATGCTGGCGGTCGCCGTCGGCATCGTTCCCTACGATCATGCCTTCGATGGTTTCAGTGACGACATCGTCATCATCGTCGGCAGCGCCCTGATCGTCAGCGCGGGTGTGGCGCGCTCGGGCATCGTCGACGCCGCCATCCAGCGGTTCCTGCCGAACATCTCCTCGGTCCGCGCACAGCTCGCCCTGCTGGTCATCACGGTGACGGTGCTTTCCGCCTTCATCAAGAACATCGGGGCGCTGGCGATCATGCTGCCGGTCGCCTTCCAGTTTGCCCGGCGGTCGAATGTTCAGCCTTCCGCCTTCCTGATGCCGATGGCCTTCGGCTCGCTGATCGGCGGGCTCATGACCCAGGTCGGCACGTCGCCGAATATCGTCGTCTCGCGGGTGCGCCAGGAGCTGACCGGCGAGAGCTTCACGATGTTCGATTTCACGCCCGTCGGCGCGACGCTGGCGCTGGTCGGCTGCATCTTTCTGCTGTTTGCCTACAAGCTGGTGCCGCAGCGCACCAGCCAGCAGATTTCCGTGCATTCGGCGATCGAGATCACCGATTATACCTCCGAGGCGGTAGTCGCCGCCGGTTCGCCGGCGATCGGCAAGGCGCTCAGCAATCTGGTGAAACTCGGCGACGGCGGAGCCGTCGTCATCGCCATATTTCGCCGCGGCCTGCATCTGGCGCCGCTGCCCGACGTGACGCTCGAGGCCGACGACATCCTGCTTTTTGAAGGCGACCCGGGGGCACTCGATCGCATCGTCTCGCAAGGCAAGCTGAAGATTGCCGGCGACCGCGCACCGCATGGTCGGGAAAAGGCCGGCGACGAAATCGAGGCGATCGAAGCCGTCGTCGGCAGCGGATCGCCGCTCGAGGGCATGTCGGCGCAGCGCCTGGCGTTGTTCAACACCCACAATATCAACCTGCTTGCCGTCAGCCGCCAGGGCGAGAGACTGAAGCAGCGGCTCGGCAGCATTCGCTTGCGGGCAGGCGACATCATCGTGCTGCAGGGCGCGCGGCGCGAACTGACGCTCTTCCTCCAGGACTTCGGCTGTCTGCCGCTGGCGCAGCGCGAGATCCTGCTTGGTACGACGCGAAAGGCGCCGCTGCCGCTTCTGGTTCTTGCGGCCGCTATGGGCTCGACGGCGGTCGGTCTCGTGCCGGTGCCGATCGCCTTCTTTGCGGCGGCTCTTGCCATGGTCGTCTTCCGCATCATCCCCTTGCGCGACTTCTATCGCTCGGTCGATGGGCCGATCCTGGTGATGCTGGCGGCGCTGATCCCGGTCAGCGATTCCTTGCGCACGACCGGGGGAACCGATGTCATAGCGCAGTGGCTCGGCACGGTTGCGGCCGGCCTGCCGCCGGCCGGCGCGCTGACGATCATCCTGCTCGCCGCCATGGCGGTGACGCCTTTCCTCAACAATGCGGCGACCGTGCTGGTCATGGCGCCGATCGCCGCCAGCTTTGCCGGTGCGCTCGGCTACAGGCCGGAAGCCTTCCTGATGGCGGTTGCCATCGGTGCCGGTTGCGATTTCCTGACACCGATCGGCCACCAGTGCAACACGCTGGTCATGGGGCCGGGCGGATACAAGTTCAGCGACTATCCGCGCCTCGGCCTGCCGCTGTCGATCGTGATCGTCATCGTCAGCATCCCGGCGCTGATGCTGGTCTGGCCGCTGCGTTAGGTGCGTGGCGGGGCTGGCTGCTGCGGACACGCGTGCTCTCGCAGAAATAGCCGTTACCGTGTACAGGTAGACGCGCGGTAGTGCCGCCGCAGGCTTGCCTATCCGTGAGGACCAAAGGGAGAAGACGGTATGAGCCCCAAGCCCACCGGCCACGTCAGTGGCAACGACCTGATCCTGACGCGCACGTTTCGTGCCCCCATCGACGATGTCTGGACGAGCGTGACAAGGTCCGAGAGCACCGCGCTGTGGTTCGGGCGCTGGGAAGGCGAGGCCGGTCCCGGCAAGACCGTGCGGCTGCAACTGCTCCATGAGAAAAGCCAGCCATGGACGGATGTCTTGATCGAGGAGTGCGCTGCGCCGCACCGCCTGGTCGTGGTGATGAAGGATGACGCCGGCGCGTGGCGGATCGAGCTGACATTCACGCAGAAGGGCGATGAGACCGAGTTGCAGCTGCTGCAGACGCTGAGCGACCCGAAGCTCGCAGGAGACGTCGGGCCGGGCTGGGAATACTACCTCGACATGCTGGTCGCGGTGCGCGCCGGCAAGCCCCTGCCGTCATTCTCGGACTATTATCCGTCGCAGAAGGCGCATTATCTGGAAGGCGTGTAGACCGAGCAGGCCTCCAATTGGACGGTCGCGTTCCATACACCGTTTGTGGCGTTGCCACTGCGGGCCACGCGGTTGTGTCGTAATGGGCGCGCGCGCCGCGGCAGCGGCGCTGTCCAGGGCGCTCCCTCACGATCGCAATTTGCTCGGAGCGGCACCGCCCCGAACCTCCCCGATTACGCCAGCACGGTGACGAGCACCGCGCCCCAGAGCGCGAGGAGAACGTTGCCGATCGCGTAGCCGAGACCGTAGCCGAGGGTCGGGACCTTGCTTCCGGCCGCCTCCTGCACGGCGGCAAGCGCCGGGGCCGACGTGCCGGCGCCACAGCAGGTGCCGGCGAGCACGCCTTCGTTCATGCGGAAGACCCAGCGGCCAAGCGCGAGCGCCGCGACATGCGAGATCGCGCAGATCAGGAAGCTGGCGATGACCAGTGCCGGGCCGGACTGGACGAGGCCGGCAACGAAGCTCGGGCCGGCGGAGATGCCGACGCAGGCAATGAAGGCGCAGAGCCCGACGCTGTCGAAGAACCAGAGCGTCGCCTCCGGCACGAAGCCGAAGGTGCGCCGCACCGAGCGCAGCCAGCCGGCGCAAAGGCCGGCAATCAGCACGCCGACGGCGACGCCGAGGCCGATTTCGAGCGCCCCGAGCTTCAGGGCGGGGATGCCGATGAGGCCGCCGAGGAAGATGAAGACGCCGACGAAAACCATGTCGGTCGCCGTCGTCTCACGGTCGGCATAGCCCAGAAGCGTGGCCGCTTCCTCGACATGGCGCCTGGCGCCGGCAATCGACATCACATCGCCGCGGCGCACCGTCAGCCCGGGAAAGATCGGGATCGGCTGGCCGGCGCGCAGAATGCTGCGCAGGAACACCGAGCGCGATTCCGGCTGCTGCCGCAGCTGCCACAGGCGTTTTCCGGCGACATCCTTGTTCGTCACCACCACGTCCAGCACTTCGACGGGAATGTCGAGAAGGGTGCGGTCGTCGATTTCGGTGCCGATCCGGCTGGAATATTCGACGAGGAAGCCGCGAAGGCCGGCAACGGCGATGACGTCTCCGGCCTGCAGGCGCTCCTTGGGTGCTGGGGTGATGATCTCCTCGGCCCGGCGGATCTGCTCGATATAGGCCTTCTGGTTTTCGGGGACCTTGGCTTCCGCTTCGGCAACAGTCAGTCCCACCAGGGCGTCGGCAATGACGAAAGCGCGCGCCTCGATCTCGCGGCGCGCCGTATCGCCGCCATTCTGCGGGGCGATCTTGAGCTCGGCTTCGAGCTCGGCGCAGGCGTCCTTCAGGCTGCGGCCGAACATCCGCGGCGCCAGTTGGGACTGGACGAGGATGGCGGTGACGACACCGACGAGATACGCGACCGCGAAGCCCGTCGCCACGGCGGATTCGAACTGGCTTGCCGCCTCCGGCGTCGGTGCCGTCTTGCGGAAGGTGTCGATCGCAACGCCGACGGTCGCCGATTCCGTCGCGCCCCCGGCAAGAACGCCTGCGGCCGTGCCGAGGTCAAAGCCGAAGAGCATGGAAAGCACGATCGCCACGCCGAGGGCGACGACGCAGAGCGTTACGGTCACGGCGATCTGCGGCAGGGCATCGGCGTTGAGGCTCTGGAAGAATTGCGGGCCGGTGCGGTAGCCGATGGCAAAAAGGAAGAGCAGGAAGAAGGCCTGCTTCACGTCGTTTGAAAGCTCGGCCCCGGTCTGGCCGATCAACACGCCGGCGAGCAGGCAGCCGGTGACCGCGCCAATCGTGACCCCGAAGACGGTGATCTTGCCGATCGCGTAGCCGATGCCGAGCGCCAGGAACAGGGCGAGTTCCGGATGCGCGCGCAGAATGCTGAACAGGTGATCGATCACGCGGTGTTTCCTCTCGGTGCCAAGCCGAAGAATTCCGCTTCAGCTGGATAATGCGCTGGTTGCTGGGCCGGCGGAAGACGGTCGCCAGCCGGAAATGCGGAGATGCTTGCGGGCCGAAGGAAACGCTGGCCAGGCGTTGGGGAGGGCGGCCGACGGTTGCCGGCCGCCCTTGGTGGTCAGCTGATTTTCAGGCCTTTCGCCGCCTGGTAGGTCTGGACGTAGCCGCGGGCGACCGAGCGCACGGCGCGACCGATCTGCGAATAGGCGTCGTCATTGAGGTTGGCGAAGGAGACGCGCGCCGACCAGCTCGGCGCGTCGAAGCCCGAACCGTTGAGCAGCACGATGCCGTGGTCCTCGGCAAGCCTGAAGGGGATGTCGAGCGGGTGGATGTTGTCCTTCACCCAGGTGACGACATCCTCACCGACATATTTGCGCAGCCAGAATTCGAAGTCGATGATGCCGTAATAGTAGTCGAAATAGATGCCCGGATTGGACTCGACCCCCATGCCCTCGATCAGGTTCCAGAACCGCTTGGTGCAGATGGCCATGCAGGCCTTCTGGTAGACCTTGTCGACATCCATCAGCTCGACCAGGCTGAAAAGCGACATCATCACCTGTTGCGGCAGCGACAGGCCGGCGGTGTGGTTCAGCGCCACGTCGCGGCTGTCGGCGACGATGCGGTCGATGAACTTCACGTCGCGCGGCTTCGGCGTCATCGCCTTGTAGCGCTTTTCGAGGAGCTTCTGGATCGGCTCGCCATGAGCCTTGATCTTCTCGTCGAAGATGTTGTCCTGCGCCACCGCGATGACGCCGAGGCGCCAGCCGGTGCAGCCAAAATACTTCGAGTAGGAATAGACGCCGATGGTGTTGCGCGGCAGATGGCCGAGCAGCGACTGGAAGCCCGGTACGAAGGTGCCGTAGACGTCGTCGGTGAGCACGATCAAGTCAGGGCGCTTCTTGTTGACCAGGTCGACGAGGCGCTTGATCGAATCCGGATCCATCGCAACGGCGGACGGGTTACCGGGGTTGACCAGGAAAAGCGCCTTTACCTTGGGGTTTTCGAGCGCCTTGATGTCTTCGTCGGTGAACTGGAAGCGGTCCTCCTGCTCGGCGCTGACATTGATGGTCTTGAGGTCGTAGTCCTCCAGTTCCGGCATTTCGAGATAAGGCGTGAAGATCGGCGTGCCGAGTGCGATCGTGTCGCCGGCGTTGAGCAGGCGAGCGTTCTTCAGGGCCTTGAAGATGTAGCACATGGCAGCGGTGCCGCCTTCGACAGGGTAGAGATCGAATGTCGCCCTGGGTCGATGGCCGGCGCACATCGCCCACATCAGATATTCATGGGTGATGATCTCGTTGTGGTGCAGCGCGCGGTCGGGCACCGGATAGTTGTCGCCGATGATCGAATCCGTCAGCTCGTGCACAAAGGCGTCCGGATCGAAGTGAAAGGTCTTGATCGCGTAGTTGACGGCGTCGGAGAGCGTCTTTGCCGGCGGAACGCCTTCGTCCTCTTCGTCCCAGTCGGCGGTGCTTTGAAGCAGCTTCTTCGTCCACTTCTCAAACCGGGCATGGGCTCCGTCCTGCGGCGGCATGCCGGCGACACCGGCCTTCGGATCGTAATAGGCGCGCTTGGCTTCGGTCAGCGCGAACTGGCCGAGCAGGAAGAAGGCTTCGCGGGCGCGCGTCGCCGTCCAGTTCGGGTTGCCGCGGCCGGCATTGAGGAAGGCCTTGGCGGCCTTCTGGGAGCTCGTCTTGGCGAGCTTGATCAGTTCGTCCTTGATTTCGAACGGGCTGAGATCGGAGATGCTGTCGTAGAATTTTCTGTCCAACATGATCCACACTCCCTGTGATCTGTGAATTGTGATCGGTGGTCCCGACTGTCGCCCGCCTCAGGCGAGCATGATGACGATGACGAGGCCGAAGATGGTGAGCAGCGTGTTGCCGATGGCGTAGGGCATGCCGTAGCCAAGGGCGGGAACCTTGCTCTTGGCCGCCTCCTGGATCATGCCGAGCGCTGCCGTCGTCGTCCTGACCCCGGCGCAGGCGCCAAACAGGATCGCCGGGTGAAACTTGAAGACGTAGTGGCCGATGAGCACCGAGGCGATCATCGGGATCGAGGTTGCCACCACGCCCCAGATGAACAGCGATATGCCGACCTCCTGCAGACCCGCGACGAAGCCGGGTCCGGCGCCGATGCCGACGACGGCGATGAAGATGTTGAGGCCGAGCGTGTTCATCAGCCAGAGCGCCGGCGACGGGATCCGCCCGAAGGCGGGGTAGGTGGTGCGCAGCCAGCCGAGCACCAGGCCGGCCAAAAGCGCGCCGCCGGAAGTCGAAAGGCCGATCGGGATGCCGCCGATCGTGATCGTAAGCGCCCCGATCATCGCGCCGATGAAGAGCCCCCAGCCGAGGAAGGCGATATCGGTCGTCTCGACGAGACGGTCGGCAAAGCCCAGCGCCTTGATCGCGGCTTCGACATGCTGCTTGGCCCCGCCGATGGTGACGATGTCGCCGCGCTCGACGGTGGTCCCGGGCAAGACCGGGATCTCGACCAGCGAGCGGATGATCTTGCGGGCATAGACGCCGCGCGCCCAGTCCATGGTGCTGACTTCCGCAAGCGTCTTGCCGGCGAGCGCCTTGCTGGTCACGTAGACATCGAGGACTTCGGCTTCGGCATTCAGCAGTTCCTTGTCCTCGACCTCGACAAGCTTCGAATCGAGATTCTCGACGAGTAGGGCACGCCGGCCGGAGAAGGCGACGACGTCGCCGGGCTGCAGTACGGTGTTGCCGTCCGCTTCGATGATCTCGCTGCCGCGCCGGACCCGCTCGACATAGACGCGGATGCCGGGAAGCAGGTTCTTGACCGGCGTCCCGGTCAGGCCGCTTGCCGCATCGATCCGGTAGGCCCGAAGACCGAAGTCGTGGTAGGCGCTGGTGATGCCGGGCTCGGCGCTGGATGTGCCGCCGCCGAGCTTGGCCTCGTATTCCCGGCAGGCCGCCGGAAGGTCGATGCCGAGAAGCTTCGGACCGAGTTGGGCGAGGATGATCGCCGAGCCGATCGTGCCCCAGATATACGTGACCGCGTAGGCGATCGGGATCTGGTCGGAGAAGGTCTTGGCCTGTTCCGGTGTCAGCCCCAGCGAGTTGATCTGGTCCGTGGCGACGCCGATAGCCGCCGAAATCGTCTGCGAACCGGCATACATGCCGGCGCCGTAGCCGAGCGGAAGCCCGGCGATTAGC
The nucleotide sequence above comes from Ensifer sp. PDNC004. Encoded proteins:
- the aspT gene encoding aspartate-alanine antiporter; translated protein: MNPIDFFVDTLRTYPPVAVFLALGIGFLIGPIKVAGFNLGNVTATLLAGVLIGQLGIQVSGDLKSTLFLIFLFAVGYGVGPQFVRGLSTDGPKQIAFALSVLVLCLIVPYLCALIAGLPLGYGAGMYAGSQTISAAIGVATDQINSLGLTPEQAKTFSDQIPIAYAVTYIWGTIGSAIILAQLGPKLLGIDLPAACREYEAKLGGGTSSAEPGITSAYHDFGLRAYRIDAASGLTGTPVKNLLPGIRVYVERVRRGSEIIEADGNTVLQPGDVVAFSGRRALLVENLDSKLVEVEDKELLNAEAEVLDVYVTSKALAGKTLAEVSTMDWARGVYARKIIRSLVEIPVLPGTTVERGDIVTIGGAKQHVEAAIKALGFADRLVETTDIAFLGWGLFIGAMIGALTITIGGIPIGLSTSGGALLAGLVLGWLRTTYPAFGRIPSPALWLMNTLGLNIFIAVVGIGAGPGFVAGLQEVGISLFIWGVVATSIPMIASVLIGHYVFKFHPAILFGACAGVRTTTAALGMIQEAAKSKVPALGYGMPYAIGNTLLTIFGLVIVIMLA